AACTCCTGGGTATTTCAGTCGGATAACGACCGGGTTCACCGGGCGGGTAGAGATTTGGCAGAGCGAAGCGAACGAGCGACACACGCCCGCTCCGAGTGCAACCCATGGTTATCGCTTTTCTCAGAGCCATTCGCAAAGGTAACACTACGACACAGTCTAACATCACGACCGAGTATAAGCTTGTGAGGTGAAGCGGCTTTGGCCGCGTGGGGGACCGTCAAATCGAAGTGCCACCAAACGAGTGAAAACAGTCGACCGTCGTTCAGGCGGAGTGAACAAAAGGGTTGAGCCAGAACAGCCTTCGGCCCCGTGGGTGGCAGCAACCATCAAACAGATGAGCCATCGCCGCTGGCGAAACGTTCGCAGGTCAATACTAAGGAGCGATAACGCCCGCGTTAACCGGGCGGCGGAGTTGACGTGGAATACGGAACCGGCGTGGTCCGCCGCTCCGGTTGAACGCATTGTTATGCATCTTTGTCGATTATTGTACAAGGCAGTAAGTGAGTGCGGCGATTGTGCCCGCGCACGGCAATGTAATGACCCACGCGAGAAGTATGGTTGCAACGGAGCGATAATGAGCGGACCGACCGACAATGCCGATGCCGAACAATGCGCCAACAGAAACATGTGTTGTTGAGACGGGCAAACCAAATCGGCTGGCCACAATGACGAGGAACCCGGTGGCGATGTTTGCAGAAACAGCCTGCCCGTGATTCATCTCAGTGATTCGATGTCCCATTGTTTCCGCGACCTTGCGGGCGTTTAACAAGCCGCCCATCGCCATCGTGATCGCAACCGCAGCCAAGCCCCAGCGGATATCAAAGACATGAACAACCAATAGCAATGCCGCAATCTTTGGAGTGTCGTTCAGGCCGCGCGCAAAGCTGACGACACCAGCGCTAAGGAAATGCACCCGATCAACAAGTGATTGCAGATTGATGCCCAGAAAGCGGCCCACGTATCGTTGATTGCACCGGATTTGTTCGTCGACAGAGATTGCTAATTCTTGTCGTGTGGCATCGACCGCGAGCATGGAATAAGGCTGAGGAATTGGTACGGTCTTTTGTTCTTGGCCAAGGCAGATGCACCATTCTTTGGTCACGCCGGATCGCACGCGAACGATTCGGGCAAATGAGTAAATGAGCGCACCCAAACAGAGCGCAACGAGAGGACTGACGAGCAGAGGCACAACGAAGGTGGAGAACAGCACTTGTTGGTTGACGGAACCGGCTGTGGCAACCAGACCAGAGCCAACCAATGCGCCAACCAAGCCATGTGTAGTCGAGATCGGTAACCCTGTCAGTGTTGCGATCAGTACTGTCGTTCCGGCACCAATCGCGACGGCGAACAGAAATGTTTCAGAACCGACAAGTTCGCTGGGAACGAGGCCTTTGCCGGAAAATGACCTAAGCAGGGATTGCGCCAGAAGAAGAGAGCACATCGACCCGAGTAACGTGCAAAATGTGCCCCAGCGGATCGCGGTCTTGTAGTCGGTGGTGTTGCTGCCAAACAGGGTTGCGACACCCTTGAAGTTGTCGTTCGCGCCGTTGGAGTACGCGAGGAAGCAGACTGCGAGGAAAAGTAAGATGCTCAGCATGTATTTGCGGTGCGAGTTTGATGCATAACGGTAGCGATATGCGGGCGGCGGCAAGAGACTAAACCATTGCGAAAACGGCGACCACCGCCGCTCCGTATCATCGCATGGTTACCCCAGCGACTTGGGATTAGGGGGCAGGAACCGATTTGGCAAGTCGATCGAAACTCCGCATACCGAAAGACTTGCAGTCCGTCCGAGCATTCCTTTTGATGGATCTTGAATTTTGATGTCAGACCACGGAATCAACAATGCCGGATGTCCAATACGAAAAGGCAGCAGTACAGAAAGGTAGAGATGTTCGGCAGTGGACGCGACTCGGAGGCATGAGCTGTAGTTTATTAAGTTGAATCGCCCCGTAACGAAGCGACTAAGGCCGGGCGGATCTTCAGAGTCGATTCGATAAACATCGGCGAGACTCGTCCAACCGCCCATCCTTGAGAGGAGCAAGGACACGACGATCCACATGGCGGCAAAGGCAAGCGGGAAGAGTGGAAAGAGCAGTGCCATTCAGCTACGAGACATTGGGGTAACGGTTGCGTTGACCGGGCCGCGACGAGCGGTTTTGATTTCACGTTGGACGCCAATCGCGGCTCCGTGTCCAACGCTTTGTTATGCCGCGATTGGAGTTGATGTTATGGCGAAGTTCCGAAAGAAGCCAGTGCAGATTGAAGCGTTCCAGATGACCAAGGAGCGTCGGTGGGATAATAGCGAGTGGCCGGAATGGTTGAACCAAGCGTGGAACATGGAGCCAAGCGAACCGGGCTGCCTCTACTGCATTGATGAGGATGGGCTGGTCGGCCCCGGCGAGCGATTGTGCATCACGACGCTGGAGGGGACGCACGCGGTTACGTTTGGAGATTGGATTATCCAGGGCGTGAAGGGTGAGCTGTACCCATGCAAACCGGATATTTTTGAAGCGACATACGACGCCGCTTAGTCGGCATAACGCCTGCCGTAACCGGGCACGAACGGAAGGCTTTGATTTCAGTTGCCGCGTGAATGAGTGCTCCGGTTCACGGCTTTGTTCGTCGCGGTTTCTCAATACGGTATGTAGTCATGGCCGATAGTCATAAACGTCATGAAGTTGCAGTTCCGTCGGCACCGCCAAACCCGACCGTTCAATGTCGAATTCTTCTTCTGTGAAAGGGCCATAAACCTTGGGCGTTTGCATATCGAGTATCCAGTATTGAAATGCGTCAGGCTTTGGTTGCTCGTACGTGTCGTTTGGGTTGTTTGGGCTACGTCGTTCGAGCAGTTGCTGTTTCGCAATGATGAATTGATCGTCGTGATCAAGTTCAACCACCTTAGTCGGAATGATTGGTGTATCGGGACTCCATTGCTGCGGCGCAACAATGATTTGATGTGCCGACGTGCGATGAATGAAATATCCATGCGGAAGTGGTGCTGAAAAGTCTTGCAGCCCCGGACCGAACGCAACCGGTTGGCATCCAAGCATGACGGTGGTGAGCAGTAGTAGGACTGAGTGTTTCATGAGCGACGAACGCCAGCCGTCACCGGGCACGGAGAGACGACTTTCCATTTGTGAAACCTCGCAAGCCGTGCTCCGCGTGCACGGCATTGTTATCCGCCGGTGTGGGTTCAGCGTTTGCGGAGTGTTCGCGATAGTCTAACCGATTGAAGGCTGGCGGAAACAAGCTGTGGCACATTTGTCATGTTTCGTGCCAGTCCGCACCGCATTTGAAGCACTGTGCGGCATGACGTGAGCGCAATGTTTGACCGCAGTGTTGACATCGGGGCATCGGATAAACCTGCGTTTGAACCTTTCCGAAGACGTAGGCAAGCGCAGCCATTCCAAACACCCAACTCGTCATGATCGCGAGGAAAAGCGGGAGTACCGCCATCAGTCGTTGAAGCGACGTTAGTTCAAAGCGGTCTCCAATGTAGGCAATGACGATGCCTGTCATCACGCCGGGAATAACCACTATGTAGATGAACGTTGAAAGGTGAGTATCTCCCATTCATTGCAAAGCGTTGAAGTTGCGTCGCGTTCAGTCGGATAACGGTGGCGATCAGCGGGTCGGGACGTTTGATTTTCCATTCGTGAAACCTTGCAAGCCCGACTCCGTTGCATCGCATGGTTCCCCGCCGCATTGGCGATCGAGGTTACGTGGCCCATCGCCACAATGTGTACGCGACGTAGCCAATGAGTATAGCCCTCGCCGCGATTGAAATCCACGACATGCGAAGTCGCGTGTTGGTTCGGGTAACAGGAAAAGGCAATTCACCCCGCCAGTACCGCCATCCGTTTAGGCCGAAGTGGTACGTGTGAGTATCGGTGCGGGCAGAAAGGACGTAGCCAGGAATGCGAAGGATCGGTGAGCGAAAAGATGCAAGCACCGCTTCGCGTATGTCGTCGTAGTGGACGTTCCAGTCGCCACAAATCAAGTGGTCGTCAAAAAGGCGAAGTCGAGCGCGTCGAGAGGTGATCCATTGCGGCCCAGTCTCCAGCTGGTCACCATCAGCGATTATCGCCTTCGTCATGCAGGTGTGGACAGGTTGCGTCATGAATCTTCAGTCGGGGAACGTTGGGGTTCAGCGGGTCGGGCCGAGAAAATGTAGTTCTGCCAAAACGCATGACGCCCGACTCCGTTGCAACCCATTGTTCGCTGATTTCGTCGTGCGGTCGGTCGGGATCTACTCATTCAACAGTTCATTTACCATGCGACTTAGCGAGGCATGAGTTGCTTCGCTGCTACCAGTCAGCACTTTTTGTATCACCCCATTTTTATCAACAACGATGATCGTCGGGAGCGACTCAACACCGAAGGATGCGTCCGCTTTCTTGCCGACAGCAAGTTGAGGGTAATTGACTTTGTGTTCTTTGAGAAACTCTCGGATCGCAGATACCTCCGCTGCATGGTCGCCCGAGTCAATAGCCGATTGTTCGATATCTTGATCAGATCGGACGGGCCTCTTCTCTATTGCATCCCACTCATATCCGTACCAGTTTGTGACGCCAACCACGACTAGTCCTTCTTCTTTGAAGCGGTCCTGAAGACTTTGCATTTTAGGAAATGATGCGACGCAGGGGCCACACCAGATTGCCCAAAAATCGAGGACCACGACTTTTCCGCGGAACTTCTCAAATGAATCACCTTCAGCGGGCGCAATCCACGTCACATCCACTTCCGGAACTAACTTACCAATCAGTTTTGAAGGTTTCATAGCCTCCATCTGCTTCTCGAATGAGGACAGAAGCAGTTGAATGCCCTTCGAATCTTGCTCCGACGCATGTTTGAATGCAATCTGGGACAGCTCTTCGACGCCTGCACTGTATCGGGTGATATCAACATCGGTTTCACCCTCAGCGATTGCGTTTTTGCAAAGCAACCATCGACAATTCGTAAATACAGAAAATGGTTCCAACGACTCACCACTGGTAATGGCAGTTTCCGCAGACTCGGCGATCTGATCCAAGGACGTTCTTCGCAAGTCGCGATCGTTAAAACCGAGGTTTTTAACGAGGTCGTAAAGCGGGACCAATTCATGAACTGCCGTTTCATCCGTAAGGGGAAACAATTCTAACACGGATTTTCGGAGGTACTCCTTAGATCCATTTTCGTCACCCGTGTAGAGCAGCCATTTTTGACGCAGGTCAGCGAATGTAGCCTTAAAACACACGCTTTCGGAGTGTCTGGTGAATTGGTCGAGGGTTGGGATAATTTCTTCTGATTTACCGGTATCCCTAAGGTGGTAAGCGAGCTTATCCATGGCGACGCTCCACATATTGGCACACCCCTGTGCCGATTGCCCGCTTGCGTGCGGGAGTTTGACCGCATCCAAAAACTGCGCTGCGGCTGCATCCGTTTTTTTCAGCTCCATGAGCCGCCCCCCAATCATTCCGGCAGCCTTAATTCGCAATGCTTGATCAACTTTTCCCTCAGGCAGTTCCTTAACCGTGGTTGCCATTGCCTGCAGCTCAGCGTCATCGCTTTGTTGAATTCGTGCCAGCATACCAAGAAGGCTCTTCGATTCCTCTGATAACGCGGACGCATCCTGAGAATGCACCCAATTGCAGGATACAAATGTAAACGCGACAAATATAACGGCGGCGTATCGTGTCATTAATTTTGCTTTCAGCGAACGTCGGTGGTCACGGTGTCGGCGCGGACGACTGACCACCTCGAAAAACTTGGCTCGCCGACTACCGTGCACCACATGGTTCGTCCCGCCACGTTGCAGGTCGTGATCCCATCGAGCGCACCGTCCGCTTCCAGTTTATCGAGCCTGAACTCGCACGGCAAATCGATCCTGGGATTCGATCCTCGATCGAGCGCTACGGTTGTTGTCCTGGATTCAGCGCTTCTTCGATCACTCGATCGAGCCTGAACTCACGCGCATCATCTGTCGAACGCCAAATCGAAGCGGAGATGATCATCGCGAATCGATCCACTCATCGCGTGGGCGAACGTCCCGCATCACCGGGCCGGGAGTGTTGGTTTTCCATTTGTGAAATCGCGCAAGCCCGGCTCCGTGTGCATGCGATGGTTACCCGCCGTTTCGTGCTTTTTCGTAGTGCTCACGCATTGATTCAGCATACCCCGATTGCAGGCGTTCCAAATGCCCCAAGTCAATCAACGCCTGATCCAATGCCCCGCTTGAGAGATGATGAGACATTCGCGCGTTGTGAAATTCATCGTTGTCCGGATCAAGGGCAATCGCGTCATCGTAGTATTGCAGCATTGTGTCGTTGTCGCCATCAATTTCCGAGCAGGCGTTGCCGAGTAGTACGTACGCATCCGGGAAATATGGATTCAATTCGATTGAACGCTGAAGAGTGTCGCGGGCCTCTCGATAGCGTTCCAGCTCCGCGTCGTTGTAGAGCAGGAATTCCTCGCGCTCTTCGGGAGGACGCTCGTCGGCGAACCACGTTGTCATACCATCGGACCAACGCGGAATCGCCGATCGTTGCAACAATCGGATTTGATTGACAGCGTCACGGAAGAGTCGAATCGCTTTGCGTGCGTCAGACGGTGCGATTGGCTTCTCGGCCACGATCATCATTCAGTCGGGTAACGTTTAGGATCAGCGGGCGGTGGCGAGCAACTTGCAAGGATGGCCATAGCGGGCACCACCACCGCTCCGTTGCAT
The sequence above is a segment of the Rubripirellula amarantea genome. Coding sequences within it:
- a CDS encoding inorganic phosphate transporter encodes the protein MPPPAYRYRYASNSHRKYMLSILLFLAVCFLAYSNGANDNFKGVATLFGSNTTDYKTAIRWGTFCTLLGSMCSLLLAQSLLRSFSGKGLVPSELVGSETFLFAVAIGAGTTVLIATLTGLPISTTHGLVGALVGSGLVATAGSVNQQVLFSTFVVPLLVSPLVALCLGALIYSFARIVRVRSGVTKEWCICLGQEQKTVPIPQPYSMLAVDATRQELAISVDEQIRCNQRYVGRFLGINLQSLVDRVHFLSAGVVSFARGLNDTPKIAALLLVVHVFDIRWGLAAVAITMAMGGLLNARKVAETMGHRITEMNHGQAVSANIATGFLVIVASRFGLPVSTTHVSVGALFGIGIVGRSAHYRSVATILLAWVITLPCAGTIAALTYCLVQ
- a CDS encoding DUF3997 domain-containing protein, producing the protein MKHSVLLLLTTVMLGCQPVAFGPGLQDFSAPLPHGYFIHRTSAHQIIVAPQQWSPDTPIIPTKVVELDHDDQFIIAKQQLLERRSPNNPNDTYEQPKPDAFQYWILDMQTPKVYGPFTEEEFDIERSGLAVPTELQLHDVYDYRP
- a CDS encoding TlpA family protein disulfide reductase, which codes for MTRYAAVIFVAFTFVSCNWVHSQDASALSEESKSLLGMLARIQQSDDAELQAMATTVKELPEGKVDQALRIKAAGMIGGRLMELKKTDAAAAQFLDAVKLPHASGQSAQGCANMWSVAMDKLAYHLRDTGKSEEIIPTLDQFTRHSESVCFKATFADLRQKWLLYTGDENGSKEYLRKSVLELFPLTDETAVHELVPLYDLVKNLGFNDRDLRRTSLDQIAESAETAITSGESLEPFSVFTNCRWLLCKNAIAEGETDVDITRYSAGVEELSQIAFKHASEQDSKGIQLLLSSFEKQMEAMKPSKLIGKLVPEVDVTWIAPAEGDSFEKFRGKVVVLDFWAIWCGPCVASFPKMQSLQDRFKEEGLVVVGVTNWYGYEWDAIEKRPVRSDQDIEQSAIDSGDHAAEVSAIREFLKEHKVNYPQLAVGKKADASFGVESLPTIIVVDKNGVIQKVLTGSSEATHASLSRMVNELLNE